CTCCAGGGTCCCAGTGACCCAGGTCCCCAACCAGTACCAGTGACGGGCCTCCTCTGCGCCTCTCAGCCCCTCTCTCCCTAACATCCCCTTCCGCCCGCCCCCTGCCCCCAAGCAGGGTCCGGCGTCCCCACCCCCGAGTTAAAGCTTGTGACCTGAGCCTTCCTCTTCGGCCCGGGGGGCGTCCAGCTCCTCCGCCGAGGCCTCATCCGCAGGCCCGCTCCTGAGGGCCCGGGCGCCGGGGGTCCCGTCGGGCCGCGCCTGTCCGCCCGCCCCGTTGGCTGCGTCCGCGCGCGGCCCGAAGGGGAAGAGCTTGCCCGCGTGGAAGGCCTTGGGCGGGGAGTGGCTGCGCTCGGGCTCCCGCCGCGCCTCGGGCGACTTGAGGAACTTGAAGCTGAGGAAAGCGGGCAGGCGCGTGTCGCCGCCCGTGGGTGACTGCGCGGGGGCCGGACGCGCCGCAGCGCCAGCCCCGGTGCCGGCCAGCGAGGCCGCGGTCCCGGAGGACAGGAACTTGCCCTGCAGCGGGATGATCTGCTTCAGCTTCATGACGTTGTTGGGCGCCAGCAGCGAGCCGGGGCGCTTGGGCCGTTCTGGTCCCTGGCCGGCCGCCGCGCCGCCCTTGGCCTTGGCCGAGGTCTTCTCGGAGGCGGCGTCCGGCCCCGCACCCTCGGCCCGCGCCTCCTCCCGGCCGGCGTCGCGCTCCCGCCGCGCGTGGTGCTCCGCGTGGCGCTGccgctcctcctcctcccgccggcgccgctgctgctgctggtaGTGGTGCTGGGCCTGGCGCTCGTGTCTCTGCGGGGAGCGAGCCGTCAGGGACCGGGATCCCGAGCCCTGCGGGGCCGCAGCGGAATCCCTCCGCTGGGCTCCACCGCACTGGGGAGAGCAGCCCCGCACCCACGCTGGGGTCCTCTGGGGGGAGTGGGACGCGATCCAAACGCTTATGGGGCAGTAACTGAATCCCTGGAGCCGAGCCCTGGCTTTCTGGGAATTGAGAAAAAACACATGTTCACTGGCCACCAACTCGGGCCTGGCAGACAGCCAGATGGTGTCTTAGGAACTGGGAGAGTAAACAAGTGCGCGCTGACCCCTCCTTCTGCAAGGGGCAGTGAGATCGGGAGCCGGCTGGAGTCCACCCTGCGGCCCAGCACCAGCAGCTGTGGCTGCTCAACACAAAtcaatcttccttttcttttctgtgccACCCCCCGTCCCCCGCCCCTcagagggtcttgctgtgtatccaggctggcttggaactctggatccttctgcctcagcctcctgagcgctggaattacaggtgtgccccaccacacccaccAGGTCAATATAAgtttaaatcaattaaaattcaATAGGTTGGACGTACAGCTCAgtaggagagcacttgcctaggaagcaagaggccctggggtcatcctcagcaccacaaaaaaaaaaaaaaggaaaggaaaacacaggagtttctcatttcatttcaaaatatgaCACCCTCTCAGGATGGCTCCATCCTCTGCGGGTGCTCTGCGCATCTCCACACCTGGCGGGTCTGGGAGGGATGAGGAGAAGCTGGAACTTTTCTAGATGTTGTCCTGTCCCTAGCTGTGAGTGGGGTGCTGTCAGGTGGGCTGGTGGGTGACTGAATGTCCTCCAGAGAGCCTGGTACTGGACACCACCAAGACTCTGGAAGGGTCCAGGCCCACTGTGACCACTAATTACAGTCATCTGTCAGCAGGACTGGCTGCAGACTCCCAAAGATGCCCTACCCAGATTGTTCCAATCCCTGCTGTACAACACTGCCTGTGCGATCCTCCTGTGGACTAAAACACCTGACACTGTGTGAACGCCTGTTATACTGTATTATAGATCACagaataatgacaacaaaaagtCTCAGCCACGCactgtggcatgtgcctgtactCCCAGATgcttgagaggctaaggcaggaagattgttttGGGGCCAGCAAGGGCAACATAGTTGAGACCCCaatctctaaaaaagaaaagaaactgggagTGGTGGagcaaatctgtaatcccagcttacAGAGGCAGAAACACGAGGACTGCAAATTGGGAGCCAACCCAGACAACCTTACCttggaaacaaaatacaaacacaaaagggctgagggcatggctcaagaggctgAATATGCCTGGTgctcgtggctcacacctgtaatcctgactactcaggaggcagagatcaggaggatgcaggttaaagccagcctgggcaaaaagctgagaccctatctcaaaaaaacccaaacaaaaaaggtctggtggagtggcttaagaggtagagcgcctgcttagtaccacaaaaataaacaggGAGATAAGATAGACGATAGAGCCCGCACATACTCAGCACAGATGCAGTTTACTTTCGGGGAGGCTCCCTCTCCATCCACGGGTAGTCCCAGTCTCAGATGTGGAACCCATGGACACAGAGGTCCACTGCGTTCAACCAGCTCTGTGCTACCTGCACATTTCCCCCCATGCCCAGGATCTGGCCACCAAGATCCAGGCTCTGCCACCCGAGAATCCCCTGTCCACCCCACCCCGTACCTTGAAGGCCTCTCGCCTCTGGTACTCGAGCTTGGCCATCTCCTCGGCCACCCAGCCTGGGATGTCAGGGATGGCCACGTGGATGAGGTACTTGAGGAGCAGAGCAAAGTGCTGAGGAGACAGAGAGGAGGCTGCAGGCTCAGGGTCGGCCTCTCCCCGCCAGCCTCCCACTGCCAGCAGCCACCCACCTCGAGCACCACCACGGACACGATGGCGGCCTCTGGGCTCAGCCAGGGGAAGAGGCGCTGCAGCTGCCCGCACTGGCCGATGAGGTAGCAGTTCACCACGATGGCCAGCACGCCCATGGCTTCCATGGCCTTCTGCAGGGGAAAGGACAGTCAAGGGCCGCCAACCTGGTTCCTTCGGCTGGCCCTGGATCCCTGTGGGCCTCCCCACCGCCCACCTGCCACTGGCCGATGCTCTCCACACGCTGGCCGAAAGGCCGCTGCAGGCCGGTGCACAGCTTGAAGGCGTCGCTGCGAATCTCGATGAGGTTGTTGACCAGGGCGCACAGCGCGGCCAGCGGGAAGGCCGAGGAGAAGAGCACGACGTAGCCAAACTGCACGAACATCTCCTGGTAGTCCTGGAACGTGTCCTGCAGGCAGGGCCCGCAGCTGAGCCTCCTCCCTCGACCCAACCATGGCTCGCCACATCCGACCACACGTACGGCTTTCACCCCGACCTGCACCTCCGCCCTCCTCACCTCGTACTTCTTCATGCAGCTCTCCAGCTCCGCCTGGGTGATCTGGGGCGTGTGCTCTTCCTCCGGCGGGTCGATCCAAGACGACCGGTTCTGCTTCTTGTGCCTCCCTGCCGATTCTCCAGAACCCGGCTCTGGGTCGGGGCCCCCATCAGGCCCCTGATCTCGGCCCTCGCCCCCAGCCCGGCGAAGCAGGATGGTTGGGGGCTCTCGCTCAGGGCTGCTGCCAGGAGGTCCCTCTGCCTCATCATCTTCCTCCGCCAGCGTGAACACCCCGGGCTCCAGCCCCTTCTCCACCATGGTGGGGCTCCCCTCCTCCAGGAGGGCCTCGGGGCTTGGGCCTGCCCGTCGCCGCCCGGCCCCCCGCTCGGCGAAGCTGACCTTCTTCAGTCGTAGCCCGCAGTCCAGGAGGCCCCCTTCCTCGCCCTCGTCGTCCTCGtcgtcctcctcttcctcctcgtcctcctcctcctcgtcctcctccttgTCCCCCGGAGGCCCGTCCCTGACCTCCCCGCCTTCCCCTGCAGGCCTCCGCTCCGCCAtcgcttcttcctcctcctcggGAGCCCCGCAGCCCCCGCCGAGACACCTGCGGCCCCCCGTCCCGCCCTCCTCGGCCTGGGGTTCCAGGCGGTGGGGCGTCGGCCGCCGGAGGCTCAGCAGGCCGATCAGGGCCCGGGCCAGTTCCCAGGCGGCCTGCAGGCCGAGCTCGCCGCGGCCCAGCCGGCGGTACAGGTGCGGCTGCAGGACCTCACGCATGTTCTGGAGGAACTGGCGGGTGATCAGCAAGGTGGCCAGCATCTGGGGGCGGGAAGGGGGCGGAGGGACTGCGTGGGGCAGGCGCGGCCTGGACACCTGACGGGCCCCACCCTGCAGGTGGAGCACCGATTGCTAACTGTCCCTTGAGACGTCCCTGGACACAGCGCCCAGCCCCCATTGGCAGGCCACACACCGCAGCCCGGCTCCCGCAGCACGTGGAGTCAACCTCAGGCCGGGCCCAAGGCAGGGGCCAGGAGCCTCGGCGGCCCCCCTGCCTGCGGGTCAGCGTCCCGTCCCCTCTGCGCATGCGCCCTCAGCTCGGGGTGCCCGCCCCCAGCACAGCGACGCCCCAGCTCGCCACCCGCCAGTACTTTTGCCCGGGCCGCGAGCAGGAGAACCcggagggagaggaggagcagGCGGAACCGCAGGGCCACGAGCGGGACCAGCACCGCCCGCAGCTGCCGCTCGAGGCTCTGGGACAGGGACAGGACGAGCAGGAGCTGTGGAGGGACCGACGGACAGGTGGACGGACAGATGGGGGGGTGACAGGCAGAGAGAGGACGCACGGACGCACggacagagaggagagaaggatggagggggggGGAGGGGCTGCAGAGCCCTGGACCCCTTGCGCCAGGTCCGGCCCCCCGCTGGCCGCCGAGGGTGGGCGAGAGTCTCACCTCTTTCAGGCGCTCCATGTCCTTGAGGTAGAAGCCGATGTAGAAGAGGCTCAGGTATGAGTTGACAAACTGGAACTGCAGGAAGCAGACAGGCAGGCGGTCACCCTGCAGTCCCCCTGCACCTGCCCCCTGCCCTCCTGCCCGCAGCGGCCACTCACCAGGACCACCTTGATGATGAGGTGCTTCTCATAGGCGCTCTCTAGCCGATAGTTCTCTAGGAGCCAAGGAGTCAAGTAAGGGGGCCACCCTGGTCCCCCAGGGCTAGGGGGATCCCCAGGGCCAGTAGGGCCCTTTCCCCCGGGGTGGGCAGTGGGACGTCCCTTGGCAGAGCCTACCCATGTCGTTCAGCCAGATGGCCAGCTTCTTGTAGCCCTCAGCACTCACGCTGACCAGCAGGGCCAGCATGACCTTGGGCAGGAAGCGGGCCAGGCGGGGCAGCCCCTTGACACTCAGCACCAGCTCCTGCAGAGCAGGACGTTCATGGCTCACCTGGGCTCAAGGTGGGGCCACGGTCAAGGACAAGGGACTGAGGGTCACCTGCAGCTGGAAGCAGCCGAGCATGAGCAAGAAGACGCAGGCGAGGCAGGCCAGGCACAGCGGGAGGCTCACGAGCAGCTGGAAGAGCAGCCGCTTCCAGGGCGGGTAGTAGAACTCCTCAGCCCGGGTCACGGGGCTGATGCGACGCACACCCTGGGGAGGCAGGACGGGGCCAAGCTGGGACCAGAGGGCCTGCCTCTGCCCCACACTCAGCTTCCCGCTGCCATCACCATTGCTCCTGCGGGCACCCAGTCCCAGAAATGCGATTTCCCGCCCCTCCCCGCATGCCTCCCTCACACGGCAGCCCTGCCTCTCACTTCCTCTCCTTTGCTCAGCGCTGGCCCCGCCCAGGGGCTGCTCTCCCTGGACTCAGCCTCCCACTGACCCTGAACTGGGGACGGGGCTCCTCCACGGCCTCCCCTGGTGAGTCCAGCGTCCCCCATTTGTAGGCCAGCTCTGCTCCCCTGCGTTTCCACTCCTCCAAGAATAGCGTTGACCAGATCACATTGAAGAGGGCAAAGACCACGCAGGACACATCCCGGCTTGTCTGCGGGTGGCAGAGGAGAACTGAGCCATGGGCCAGCTGGCCCAAGGAGGAGGGTCCTTGGAGCCCTCAACCCCCACCCAGCCCCCCACCTGGTACCTGATCGGCCTCCGTGAACGTGTAGAGGACAGAGCCAAAGACAGCCGGGTACACCATGGCTGATGTATAGAAACCCAGCCAAGCAAAATACATGGCAATCTTCACCCCAAAGTAGTCACAGATGTCATCTGCCGGGGAGCAGAGGGTGCCGGTCACCTCCACCTGCCTCTGGGCCCCTTGTCCACGCCCCAGCCCACCACCCAGCACAGGTCCACACCTAAAGGCTGGTTTTCACATACAGCCTGCACCCACGACTTCATGAGACGGTTCAGGATACGCTGCTCGTGGACCGGGAACACCTGCTGAATGATCCCACGGGCCGCCAGCTCGGGGACTGTGGGAGGAGAGTGCAAGTGACCTTCGCTGtgtgcccaggttagcctcaaactcgccgttctcctgcctcatcctccccagTGCCCGGATTACAGATAGGTGCCACATATGTGGCAACCACACTTTAAGTCAAACTGTTTGGCCTCAGTTTGTCTGAATGTCTAAGGAGCGGCTGCTGGCATCAGATGAGCTTGTGATGCCTCCTTTCCTAGAGGAGAAACAAGGCCAGGGGCCTGAAGACTGAGCACATGGAGCGCTGTCCATGGTCCTGCCAGTACCTTACCCCAGGCCCAGAAAAGGGTCTAGCCAGGACCCACCTCCCAGAGGATAAGCCCCACCCCTTTGCCACGGCCACGCCCACCAACTCACGGACTGGTCCGGCCCATCTAGTTAGGTCACGCCCCCCTTGAGCTCATTGGCTACGCAACTTTTAGTAACCCCACCCACCTTCCCCCACAGTAGGTCTCTAAGAGGCCGGCCCAATTCTCGGCCTGTGATTGGAGGGTTGGCCCCGCCTTGCTCACTGATTGGCTGGTCCTCAAGGAAGCGCACATTGTGCAACGCCTCGCCCTGCTTGGCACGCAGGTTCTGCAGCCAGAAGCGGATGATGCTCTGGCGTTCCTGTCGGGAGAGGGCTGAGCTCGGTGAGGAGCAGGGCACAGGGTGGGGACACCCAGGCCGGAGACACCGCGGGGACAGGAGCCGGCCTCACCTGGGAGGTGAAGAAGCGCAGCTCGCTCTCCACGTTCTCATAGATGAAGTCCTCTTCGCACGAGAAGCCGCGGGTGCCCCCGCCAAACTCGGCCTTCACGGCCTTGCGCAGACCCAGCTCGTCGGCCCCTCGCAGGAGGCTGCAGGGGACAGGGGAGGCGGCTCAGCCCAGCACGCGGGGGCGCGGGGCGGGACGCGGGCGCGGGGCCAGGGGCAGGGACTCGCCTCTCATAGGTGGCGGTGACGAAGAAGGCGTAGGCACGCGTGTGGCGGTGGTGGCGGACCTGCACGATGAGCTCGGGGATGCCCACGCGGATGTGGTTCAGCAGCCACAGCAGCGTGTGGTCGTCGGTGGTGTCTGCGGGGACACGGGGACCAGTGGCTCCTGCCCCGCGGGCCCAAGGCTTGCACACCCGCCGTGGGAAGGGGCGGGAGTGTCGCGTACCTGGGAAGGTCATCAACACGTCGCAGTTCTCCGTGGGCACCGTCTTCATCCATGCCTTGTGGGACACCAGGTAGCGCCCGGCCTGCAGAAGCCGCTTCCCGAAAAGCTTGTCTGGGGGCGCGCAGCAGGCGGGTCAGGGGCTCCCCGCTCCAGTCCGCCCTACAAATCTCACGCACTCGGAGACCCAGCTCCGACCCAAACCACGATCGCGGGGCGCGCACGAGCCTTGGCCACGCTAGGACAGCGCGTCCTCGCAGCGGCCTGGAGCTGGGCGCGGTTCTTACCCCCAAAGCACgggagaggaaactgaggcccagagcgcGTGAGTcatgtgcccaaggtcacacggCCGTGCTGGGATTCGAACCCACGACCCCGTGATTCCGTATTCTCGGCGGAGAGGCCGGGCACCCTGGCCCGCCGCGATCCCGCAGCTCGGGGCGGCGGGGCTCCCCGAGGGGCGTGTCCGCGTCCCCGCCCGGACCCCCGTACCTGGACCCCCGCGCGCTGCGCCTCCCCGGACCCGCCCGCCAGGCCGCAACCTCAGCCGCAGTGCCGAGGAGCGGCCCTCGGCCGGACGCCAGGCCCGGACCCCGATCGCGCTCCCCGCCCGCGGACGCGCGCACCCGGGCACCTGCAACCCGGTGCGTCCAGCCGCCGCTCACATACCCAGAACTCCAGACGCTGGGGCCGCGGGCTCGCCCTCCGGCGGAGGCCTCTTGCCACGTTCCGCGTCCAGGGACGTGCCCCCGGCGCCCGAGGCTGTCTCGGCCATGGCGAGGACAGGTCAGGTTAGGGGCTGCAGGCCGCCCGGGCGCCGGGGGGCCGCGGGCTCATGGGGCCAGTGCGGCCGCGAGCGCGCGGGAGGAGGAGACAAAGGCCGCGCCCGCCCGCGCCGACCGCCGTCCTCGCGCACCCAGCGCTGCTTCTCGTCCCCGCCCGCGCCGAATCTCGAACCTCCTTCCTCTCGGGCAAGCCAGCCCGCCCGCCTGGCTCTCAGGTTCTTGTCCCCGCCCGTGTAGTTCGCTAGGCTTCCTTCCCGCACGCCCACTTGGGTCTCTGGTTCAAGTCCCCGCCTGCACCGCCCTCCCGTCTCCGCCTCgagcttcagtttccccatctgcaaattAGAGTTCACGGGCACGGCTCGGAATCTGAGATGGACCGTGATTTCGACAAAGCAGGACGTGGGAGAGGGCGGACTGGTCTGGGGAGATTCATCACCCCAACGGGAATGCAAATAATTGTAGCATAATAATAATTAAGCCTCTGGGCCTTGGCACGTGCTGGTCAGCTGCTTGGGACATTCTTCCCGCCCTCTTCCTCTGGTGAACCCTTCCCTTCAGGATTTTTCCTTAGAGGGAGGATCCAGTACAAGTGTCAGGTTTAGCAAACAAAAAATCTTCCTAGTTCAATTACATTTTAGATGACCGAGTATTACCCATGTATACTAAAATATTACTCATGGCTTATTTGAAATTCGCATTTAAAtggatggggtttttttttgggggggggtgctAGGCCCGCGGCGTCCTCTATTTTGCTCGATACCCCAACCGCTGACCAACCTGAGTAGCCCTCGCCTTTAGACTGTGAGCCCAGAGAGGGCATGGCCCATGTGGCACATAGTAGACGCTTGGTGTATATTTGTTGCAGAAGGAAATACTGGAATGGAGTTGCCCACTTCACACATGAAAAAGTTGGGCACGGCGGGGCATGGGAGGATTGCGCCCAAGAGCAGGTgcgccgcccgcccgcccgcagGCTCCGGTCGAGAACCAGAGAATTCGCTGTGCGAAGGCGCCCCCGAAACCCCGCCCCCAGTGCAAGGAATTCCACCATCCGCGCTGGATTCTGCAGTCCCGCGCTGTCCTGGCTTAACCTGAGAGTAACCCGCGGGGCGCCCCTGTCTGCCGGTCGGAGAGCCAGAGAGCAGATCCACGGCCCACCAGGGCCAGAGGGGCAGGGGAAGCCCAGAGGGGAGGAGGCCGTGCTGGAGCTTCCGAGGCCGAGGGAACGGCTGGAGGGGGAGCGGGGGAAGGCAGAGGAGCGGGAGACTTCCCAGCAGTTTGGATAAGATTTTCCTTGGGCCACGGCGTGGGTTCCCCGGAACTCATCCCTCGCAGTCTGACGTGCTCCGAGCTTCCGGTCTCCATCTGGGCGCGAAGTGTAGCGCCTTTCCTGCTCGGGAAAACTAAGCGCGCACAGCTTCTTAGTTTTAGCTTCTTCTCCGCCTAAAGCTACGGAGCGGGCAGACGGGACTTTCGTCTGGACGTAATTCCCACCGCCCAGAGACAAGGCTGTCCCATCTCTCTCATTCGGGTCGTCTCGGATCCTTGCTACTCTAGGATCTTAAATACTCAGCCTCATGTTGCCGGGGGAACGTCATTGCGCTGCCCAACCCCGTAGATCCCCGCCCTCTTTCGCTTGCAGCAGCCTATAGGAACAAAGGCATTCAATCGGTAGGCGGGACGTCTCCTAAATGGTCCAATGGCAGTCGAGACTCTTGGAGCCCTTTGCCAGTCACGCGGCGGCGTAGGCGGGGTCTCCTGCCCGGACTTGAAGCCGCTGGGACCGACGCGCTGCAAGTTGTAAATCCATGCGGTGGGGGCTGTGGACCCTGGCTGCCCGGGCGGCCCGTGGGCCTTGCAGGTGGGTCGACCCGCGAAAGGGGTGTCACAGCGTGGGGGGCTGCTTGGACCCAAACCCACCCCTTAGGTTTGTAGAGTCCAAGTCCTCGCTGCAGAGCGCACATCTGGGTCACCTGCTCTCAGTCGCCCTGCCCCCAGCCGAGAGCCCCCGACCCCGCCGCACTCAGCCTCGCCGACGCGCTGACGTGCGTCCCCTCCTGTCCCAGCCTCTGCACGCGCCAGAGCAGCGCTGCCCAGGCCCTGGGCTCCGGGGCCACCATCTTCGCGCTCAGCTCAGGCCAAGGCCGCTGCGGCATCGCCGTGATCCGAACCAGCGGCCCTTCCAGCAGCCACGCCCTCCGGAGCCTCACGGCGCCCCGAGACCTGCCCCCGGCCCGCAGCGCCCGTCTGCGTCTGCTCAGCGACCCCCGCTCCGGGGAGCCGCTGGACCGCGCGCTCGTGCTCTGGTTCCCAGGTGAGGGGCCCCAGATCCCAACCTCCCGTAGCGCCCGTGACCCAGTTTTCCCTCCCCAGCAATTGCCCGGACCGTGCGTTGCACCTGACTCATCTCCTTGCCACACGAGGTCCCCACAGTTTCACGGGTGAGGACTGCGTGGAGTTGCACGTGCATGGAGGGCCGGCCGTGGTCAGCGGCGTCCTGCAGGCTCTGGGTGAGTCACAGTCTCAGGTTCGAGGCCTGGCTGTGTCGGTGGGCATGCCTGGGTGGGGACCAGGAGTCTCAGGCACCGGGGCCTTTCCTACAGGCAGCGTTCCAGGGCTACGTCCAGCCGAGGCCGGAGAGTTCACCAGGCGGGCTTTCGCCCATGGGAAGCTAAACCTGACCGAGGTGGAGGGGCTGGCGGATCTGATCCATgcggaaactgaggcacagcggCGGCAGGCCCTACGGCAGCTGGACGGGGAGCTGGGCCAACTCTGCTGCGACTGGGCCGAGACCCTCACCAAAGCAAGTCCCCCATTTGCCCATTCCCTGCCTCAAAGACCCCACTTGTGCATTCCCAGCATGCAGACTCCCCACCCATTCTGTGTGTGAAATCTTCTGGCAGTGAGACCCTTGGGTTAAGCTAGAGCTGGGTACATTAGAGGGTGCAGCAGCGGGTTCCTTGACGCTTGCATTCccgtcttccctccctcctccttagGCTCTGGCCCACGTGGAAGCCTATATCGACTTCGGGGAGGATGACAACCTGGAAGAGGGTGTCCTGGAGCAAGGTGGGTCTGCCGGAGGGTGGAAGGTGCAGACAGGTGGCATTTTGGCTCCCAAAGTCTCTTCTGACTCCCTCCCCTCTGCCTGCCTTCCTCCACACACAGCGGACAGCAAAGTGCGGGCGCTGGAGGTGGCACTGGACACACATCTGCGAGATGCCAG
The sequence above is drawn from the Castor canadensis chromosome 14, mCasCan1.hap1v2, whole genome shotgun sequence genome and encodes:
- the LOC141410387 gene encoding anoctamin-8 isoform X1, whose translation is MAETASGAGGTSLDAERGKRPPPEGEPAAPASGVLDKLFGKRLLQAGRYLVSHKAWMKTVPTENCDVLMTFPDTTDDHTLLWLLNHIRVGIPELIVQVRHHRHTRAYAFFVTATYESLLRGADELGLRKAVKAEFGGGTRGFSCEEDFIYENVESELRFFTSQERQSIIRFWLQNLRAKQGEALHNVRFLEDQPIIPELAARGIIQQVFPVHEQRILNRLMKSWVQAVCENQPLDDICDYFGVKIAMYFAWLGFYTSAMVYPAVFGSVLYTFTEADQTSRDVSCVVFALFNVIWSTLFLEEWKRRGAELAYKWGTLDSPGEAVEEPRPQFRGVRRISPVTRAEEFYYPPWKRLLFQLLVSLPLCLACLACVFLLMLGCFQLQELVLSVKGLPRLARFLPKVMLALLVSVSAEGYKKLAIWLNDMENYRLESAYEKHLIIKVVLFQFVNSYLSLFYIGFYLKDMERLKEMLATLLITRQFLQNMREVLQPHLYRRLGRGELGLQAAWELARALIGLLSLRRPTPHRLEPQAEEGGTGGRRCLGGGCGAPEEEEEAMAERRPAGEGGEVRDGPPGDKEEDEEEEDEEEEEDDEDDEGEEGGLLDCGLRLKKVSFAERGAGRRRAGPSPEALLEEGSPTMVEKGLEPGVFTLAEEDDEAEGPPGSSPEREPPTILLRRAGGEGRDQGPDGGPDPEPGSGESAGRHKKQNRSSWIDPPEEEHTPQITQAELESCMKKYEDTFQDYQEMFVQFGYVVLFSSAFPLAALCALVNNLIEIRSDAFKLCTGLQRPFGQRVESIGQWQKAMEAMGVLAIVVNCYLIGQCGQLQRLFPWLSPEAAIVSVVVLEHFALLLKYLIHVAIPDIPGWVAEEMAKLEYQRREAFKRHERQAQHHYQQQQRRRREEEERQRHAEHHARRERDAGREEARAEGAGPDAASEKTSAKAKGGAAAGQGPERPKRPGSLLAPNNVMKLKQIIPLQGKFLSSGTAASLAGTGAGAAARPAPAQSPTGGDTRLPAFLSFKFLKSPEARREPERSHSPPKAFHAGKLFPFGPRADAANGAGGQARPDGTPGARALRSGPADEASAEELDAPRAEEEGSGTALAPVGAPALRTRRSRSPVPPQSRPLPRPPTPPAGCWQWDAPWGCGGEGAALRQAPPAAECPPCALAGPPPAPQLLPGDASFYSLPPPPPDPEPPAPSPSPSPQAVCWPSGWH
- the LOC141410387 gene encoding anoctamin-8 isoform X2 — encoded protein: MAETASGAGGTSLDAERGKRPPPEGEPAAPASGVLDKLFGKRLLQAGRYLVSHKAWMKTVPTENCDVLMTFPDTTDDHTLLWLLNHIRVGIPELIVQVRHHRHTRAYAFFVTATYESLLRGADELGLRKAVKAEFGGGTRGFSCEEDFIYENVESELRFFTSQERQSIIRFWLQNLRAKQGEALHNVRFLEDQPIIPELAARGIIQQVFPVHEQRILNRLMKSWVQAVCENQPLDDICDYFGVKIAMYFAWLGFYTSAMVYPAVFGSVLYTFTEADQTSRDVSCVVFALFNVIWSTLFLEEWKRRGAELAYKWGTLDSPGEAVEEPRPQFRGVRRISPVTRAEEFYYPPWKRLLFQLLVSLPLCLACLACVFLLMLGCFQLQELVLSVKGLPRLARFLPKVMLALLVSVSAEGYKKLAIWLNDMENYRLESAYEKHLIIKVVLFQFVNSYLSLFYIGFYLKDMERLKEMLATLLITRQFLQNMREVLQPHLYRRLGRGELGLQAAWELARALIGLLSLRRPTPHRLEPQAEEGGTGGRRCLGGGCGAPEEEEEAMAERRPAGEGGEVRDGPPGDKEEDEEEEDEEEEEDDEDDEGEEGGLLDCGLRLKKVSFAERGAGRRRAGPSPEALLEEGSPTMVEKGLEPGVFTLAEEDDEAEGPPGSSPEREPPTILLRRAGGEGRDQGPDGGPDPEPGSGESAGRHKKQNRSSWIDPPEEEHTPQITQAELESCMKKYEDTFQDYQEMFVQFGYVVLFSSAFPLAALCALVNNLIEIRSDAFKLCTGLQRPFGQRVESIGQWQKAMEAMGVLAIVVNCYLIGQCGQLQRLFPWLSPEAAIVSVVVLEPPLCLLSTLLCSSSTSSTWPSLTSQAGWPRRWPSSSTRGERPSRDTSARPSTTTSSSSGAGGRRRSGSATRSTTRGGSATPAGRRRGPRVRGRTPPPRRPRPRPRAARRPARDQNGPSAPARCWRPTTS
- the LOC109695613 gene encoding 5-taurinomethyluridine-[tRNA] synthase subunit GTPB3, mitochondrial isoform X1; translation: MRWGLWTLAARAARGPCSLCTRQSSAAQALGSGATIFALSSGQGRCGIAVIRTSGPSSSHALRSLTAPRDLPPARSARLRLLSDPRSGEPLDRALVLWFPGPHSFTGEDCVELHVHGGPAVVSGVLQALGSVPGLRPAEAGEFTRRAFAHGKLNLTEVEGLADLIHAETEAQRRQALRQLDGELGQLCCDWAETLTKALAHVEAYIDFGEDDNLEEGVLEQGGSAGGWKVQTGGILAPKVSSDSLPSACLPPHTADSKVRALEVALDTHLRDARRGQRLRSGAHVVVTGPPNAGKSSLVNLLSRKPVSIVSPEPGTTRDVLETPVDLAGFPALLSDTAGLRDGVGPVEQEGVRRARERLEQADLIVAVLDASDLASPSSRNFLDTVVVPRGGQSSGGSTQRLLLVLNKSDLLPPQGPGPCPALPPHLLLSCLTGEGLDGLLETLKTELAAVCGDPSTGPPLLTRARHRHHLQGCLDALSHYKGAEDLALAAEALRVARRHLAHLAGGGGTEEILDVIFRDFCVGK